A segment of the Trifolium pratense cultivar HEN17-A07 linkage group LG7, ARS_RC_1.1, whole genome shotgun sequence genome:
GGAAAAATAATTATAGGGGTGATTGAAAACTGAGGTCTGAAGCTATAAAAATGTCACAATCCATTGAGTTAACCTCACAAGGCAGAGTCTTTTTTACCTTTCTTCTCATTTCATTTCTCATCTCATTATGATAGAAGAGAAAACAAAAAGTGGGTCCATCATTATTCCTTCCCTCTTTTCAAATTATCTTGATTCCTGAGAGTTtgattttctctcttctctaacTGGGCAGAAGACCGTTTAGTGCAGGACAAAATATTTTGGGAAGGAGGGAGCAGTAGCTTGGAATATATTATCATGTTCatgagtataaaaaaaatagtatattaaTAGCTTGTTTGTCGCAAACTTAAAATTAAGTGCGTTGTGactgccaaaaaaaaaattaagtgcgTTGTAAGGACTGAACATTGAACATGACGATTATAattgtattgtgtttgattttaaaattgtttttggtaCTAGATAAATTGGGGACCAAAGGACAGGATAAAACTTGAAATTATTGTCCTCCActgaaccacgggacaactttttgtccccTGCACAAGTTGTTTAAAATACCAAAAGAACTTTTTGTCTACCAAATatcgtacaacacaaaatttattcaatattttaaacgtttgtcttgtgttgttctgtcttgtactatTCTGTCCGGTACTTACATTTTACATATGAAACGAAAAGATAAAAATAGTTTCTCGTAAATGCAACTTAGACTTATAATTTTGCGAGTGTTATTAAGCCACATCATCTTTAAATAATTTATCTCAAAATAAGGACATtgcaatttaaaatataatttttttttagtggctgttaacttaaaatataaatttaagtgtttgtaattTAAGCATATgtagaaaaaatgaaaagataaaaaaaattagaaattaaaattgaacgtaaatttaattactaatcattttataaataaacaaaaaaaaaaaaaactcatttgtTTCATGAAGGTATATTTTTTACGCAataactataattttttattcacgATGAATTGGTTCAACTGATATGAGTTTAAGACTCTTTAAGCAGATAGCCAGGGCCACGGGGACTCGactgcaacaaaaaaaacacgACAAGTCttgttaattaataatatcCAACTACTATTTTGGCTAGTTTCtatctctttaaaaaaattatatttcaatgtGCATCCTAAATTTGATTATTAATAAATCGCTATAagttttttgtaacaaaaaaatccaactattattttattcaattgtGTGACAGAAAAGCAAGCTTCGCAAAAGGTCTAAGAAAAATTACTATATCATGTAGAGTTTAATGGATACGTATGACGgtcaattaattttaaatcgATAATCAATAAGAATAATTCAATCGTCCCTGTCATATAAAAAAGTggaataacttaaaaaaaacatattgttaTTAATTGACACGTGCATATTCAATTTTTATCTATTCCGTGAGGTATAAGGCATAGTTTAACTATAATAGAGTTAGAGTGATTGTTAGACTTGACATTATTTTCTATGGTTACTTGACTTGAGAGCAGAATCTGCTCTTTGTGAGTGTGAATTATCAAATGGTGCTTGCCATCAAATTTCTTTTGTCATCTTACCTATTTTCTCAGCGCcctataaatttattaaaatatccttgtccgctatttaagtagctgATATCTCTTAAAGACACCCTAccaatcttattttatttttcataacatccgctacttaaatagtggacgatatttataaaatttatcatttttataatatcacctacttaaatagcgaaagggtaaaaatggaaatgCATAGAACGCACGAGAAGTAGGTAGGGCGACAAAAGAAAATTTCTCCGTTTACAGACCCCAAACAAAATCACTACGAACCAAATCATATCCTCATTCCCCCGCAGTATAAAacttgatgttttctctctaggcctcccatgtatcttttatacctccaaatatttcaatttttcccttgataaaaaattcggttcgtagtaaccgaagtttttattgaagggcaaaaaagtaaaatccaggGGGAAAAAGAACTATGGGatctaaagagaaaacatcataaaACTTTGTTGAGAAAAGTTGAGATAAGCCCAAAATTATCCAAACTAGAATTGAATGATAAGCCCAAAATTATCCAAACTAGAATTGAATGTATTCTCATAATGTATTCTCATGGGTTAGGATCCTCCTAATGACTAAACATTTATCAATAACATGTGAAAGCCTctaaataaacacataaaaacatgagaaagaaaaggaagCCAAAGATATAAATAAAGATAACCCCATTAACTATATCTCATGAGTTTTCATTCATTCCTCTAATAATTAGACCTTTTACATAGAGTAAGACACAGAGAGAGAATAATGTTAAAGTCATTTGCCAGATTCTTGAGAGGTCACTTGGTTGTTGTAAGTCTACACTTCAACCTTGTGGTACTCAGTTCGAGACTGGCACCAGAGAAAGTCATTTACGCGTGAATATGTACCCGATCAAAAGTAGTGTATAAGTTAGCAGGTTTCTATTACCATATTTCAATAAATTAGGTTCTGGTACAAAAACTAAATGCCTTTAATTGCTTTTAGCTCAAGAATGCGATATTTAATGTCCTTATCAAGTAGCATATCCTCAGATTGTAGGTTGCAATCCAAAATGCACTGCAGAACAGTTCCCAGACTAGCAATTTCTCGATCTCTGGCCTTATCCTGAGTTCATGTACatactagtatttatttataactaTCATACAAGGGTATCTGTCAAAATGGAATGTTTGATAAAATAGAATTTCAATTAGAAAAACAGAAGTACCTTGATTTCTATAGAGTTGGTTTTCTCACAACTGCTGTCACAAATCAGTTTGGCATTCTGGATGTGTTCTCGCAACATAACAACTAATTGATTCTTGTCAGCCAAGCAATATGCACAACTGAATCTAACAGCTGCAACAAATTGCTTCGTCATGATAAGATTCTTAACAAAATCTGCAAGGTACAAGAAATTTAACTTCAATTCCAAACTTACTAGAACAGACAGAAAATAAGttctaacaaacaaaaaaaaaacacattgaactgaatatttcaaaatttgtcaATTACATATTAGATCATTTTCATACGAACAAGTAATATCTTAATCTTAGCATCTTTGCATCTATCCTCCACAGTTTTTACATATAATCTAACAATGGGATTTTatctacaaataaaataaaactcttTGCTTCTCTATGCTGTTAGTCTATTTTACTAACATGTTAAGAAACATATATAGGTGGTTTGGTTTCTACTGATTATTTTGATAAGTATAAATGTGGTGGACCGCAAATTTAGGAGAAAAAGACATACGCAAATTTAGACTTCATGGTTCATAAAACAATCataatatttactttttctATGACATTTTCAACATAATGTGAATTTAAAACTCAAATTTCTCCAAATTACATCCACCATAAATGATAAACCGGTTAAAAATAGCCCTATCTCAGAGTTCTGCACTATCTAAGAACCCAAGCAACCACCTCATCTTGACTGGAGATAGGAATGGTAGGGAAATAACAATAGAAATGAACACATTTCATTtgataatcatataataaaatatcaaaatcataTCTAAATCAACATACCAGAAACTTTATTTGCAAAACCAAGGATCCCAAACAGCTCAATAGCTAAATTGTGCTGAGAAACAGATGCAAAAAGCTCCAGAACTTCATCTTCATTGAAAGAAGTAAGCAATCCAAAAATAGACAAAAGCAGTAGAAAACCAAGAACTGTCAAAGAATTTTCAGTATTGTCTTTCATGTAAGCTTTCAAATCAAGTGCTAGCTTCAATGCTTCTTCTCTGACACAAGGTTTAATATTTGGTGTGATTCTCATCAATTGTTCTAGCAGATAGATGTGATAATCAGCAATGATCTCAGCATTGTCCCCCTTCTTACAAAGTGGAATAACAGGGTTCTGTATCATATCCAAAACAAGTCTCGATGGATCTGATGATTCTCGCATATTAACTAAAATACTATTGTAAAGTGATTCAACTCCATCAGTCTTCTCACTTGTTCCACCAACGGTACAACTTAATTCATCATTCATGTAGGATGTAACTGCATATTTAGACATTAGATATTTAAGCTCCCTCATATTTATGAAGCATCAGTAAATAATAGTGactaagaattttttaaaaaaaaaatatgggtgACAGAAAAAAGCATTATATTAACAGTTACAACTTACAATCAATGTCAACATTGAACCTTAACTGAACTGTTGGAGATAGTGTTAGATTTCATTGGTTAATAAACAAGACTAGAAATAGTTGCACTAATAGGACCATTAAGTGCCCCTCAAAGTTTGTCAGGATATTGAACCTACTATTTTGCAATATACTAATCAATCTTTCATTAGCAGTAccataatattatatataattaaacctTAGCCACGGATAAAAAACAGAAGAGTGTTTTGCACTTTAAGAGATTCATAAAATTTTCATGGGTGAAAAACATAATCCAAATTAATTTGTCAGTGAATGTGATTTGAAAACTGGAGAAGCTTTTCAACTTGACAAGACATACAACATTAgcatgattaaattttttttttaaagaattatgTAGAACAGGTTATAAAATATGTCATCATCATTAAGAGGCACAGTTGTTTGGAAACTCTTTCCATAAACTAGATGAATAAGAACATTTACCCGAttctttttctttatcaatatattttttccttGACTTAGGCTCCTTCATTTGTCCATCAAATTTATTCAACCTTGACTCGGGATCCTGTTCTTTCTCTTCAAACTGCTTCTCTTTTAACACAAGTGCTTTCCATCGTCCTTCAAATTGATTCGTTTTTGATTCGAACTCCTTAACTCGACCTTTGAATTCCTCCTTCTTTGATTCGAGCTCCTTCACTTGCCCTATAAATTCCTCCTCTTTTGACTGAAACTCCTTCATTTGTTCCTCAAATTGCTTTTCTTTAAATTCGAGCTCCTTCAGTCGTCTCTTGAAATGCTTCTTTTCGGATTCCAGCTCCTTCACTCGTCCTTCAAATTCATCTACTTTTGATCCGAACTTCTTCACCTGGCCATTAAATTTCTTCTCTTTAGACTCAAGTTCCTTGGCCTGTCCTTTCAATCGCTTCTCTTCTGACTTGAACTCCTCCACTCTGCTTTCAAAATGCTTCTTTTTGGATTCGAGTTCCTTCACAAGTAGACTCTCTTTTGATTGAAGTTCCATTGCCCGTCCTTCAAATTCTTTTAATTCAAGCTCATTCTTACGACCTTTGAGTGCTTCCTCCTTTGATTCAAACTCCTTCCTATGTCCTTCAAGCTGTTTCTCCCTTGATTCCAACTCCTTTACTCGACCTTCAAAGTGCGTCTCCTTTGACTCAAGCTCCTCCTTTCGGCTTTCAAAATGCTTCTGTTTTGATGCTAACTCCTTCATTTGACATTCAAATTCCTGTTTTTTTGATTCAAAGTCCTTCACTTGGCCTGCAAGTTGGTTATCTACTGACTCTAACACCTTCAACTGACTTTCAAAGTGCTGATTTTTAAATTCCAGCTCCTTTACTTGGTCTTCATATCTCTCCACTTTTGATTTAAACTCCTTCTCGCGGCCTTCATGTTGCATCTCTCTTGACTCTAGCTCCATTGCCCGTCCTTCAACTTGCTTCTCTTTTGATTCAAGATCCTTCATACGACCTTGGAGTGCCTCCTGCTTTGATTCAAACTCCTTCATATTTCCTTCAAGCTCCTTCTTCCTTGATTCCAACTCCTTTAATCCTGCTTCAAAGTTTTTCTCATTTGACTCAAGCTCCACCATCAGTCCTTCACATTGCTTCTGTTTTGACTCAAGTTCCTTAACCTGGCCTTCAAATTGTTTCTTCATTGACTCAAATTCCTTCATTTGAGTACATTCATTCTTCATTATTGATATTTCCTGTAGTAACTTCTTCTTTTCAGACACTAATTTTTCTACTTGTGCACCAATTAATTTGTTCATTGCATCAAGGTCTTTCTCTTTAGCCTTAAGTTCCAAAGTAAATTCAGTATTTTTTCGAGAAAGAGCCTTGAGTTCCTCTTCCTTTCTTTCACGGTCCTTATCAATGACTTGACGAAGTTCTATCTCTTTTGTAATGTTACCCTTGACTCGAATAAGTTCTATCTCTTTTGTCTTAATCAAGTCCTCCATCAAATGAAGCTGCTTTTCCTTGACTACAAAATCCCTCTTACATTCTTCAATTTTTCCCTGAATTTCGTCGTGAGCTTCATTAATTCTCCTAACAGAACAAACTTTCCTTTTCTTACTCGCAAGCTCTTTGCAACACTCCTCAATATCTCTCTTTACGGACCGCAATCTCTTCTTTTCTACCAGCTTCTTCCTTTTGCATGCCTCAAATGATTTTTCTAATAATCCAAGGTTTATCTTCAGCGAGGAAAAACATTTATCAGATGATTTGTCCGGCATTTTAATATCAGACAAACgaatatcatcatcatttttttccTGATCATCATACAATGATACTTTCGAATCCTTAACAGAAATATGCAAGGATTTGGTGTTATCTAACACCCTTTTAACCGGCACCAccgtagtagtagtagtagtctTCTTCTTAACAGAAGAATCATGTTTATTACTACATGTTCCCAATCTTGAAATCTGAGAAAACCTTAGTATCAAAGGAACATCGTCATCATCTTCAAAGTCAAAATCTTCACAAGAAACTGGTACCTTAAAATTCTCATCATCACCACCACAAATTTTTGGCTTATCAGAAACCTCAACAACATCCATCATTCAACTATCGAAACCGGAAATCCTCAAAAAATACAAACACGATATAAAATCCTgagaagaaaaaatacaaaaataaataattaaacaaaaagcTTCAATTGAAAAATTTCTAGAGACAAACACAAAATACATTACCTATGAAACATGGACACCTATGAAGCAATACAGACACAAACACAGATACGGACACGCCGACACtgataaataattaaatcatGAAGTAATACATTCGCTCCCTATGAAGCATGAACACAAACACAGACACCAGACACGACACAGACATATccacactgataataatttgagaaaatgacataatttaatataatcataagtgtcagtgtcgtgttggtgtcagacaccgacacATGTCCAACATCGGGACAAACCTAATCCGAAGAGTGTATGTGATTCACAGAATATTAATACATTTGTAGAAgcaaaatcaaacaataaacACCAAGAACAAACAATATAGGCATTGATTAGGTCTAATATTGCACGCATGATGTTGATTTTTTCTAGAGAAAGCATGAAAATGTAAATGTGAAAGAGAAATgtataaaaggaatgaaaaatatgttgaGATGCTTACAAAACGTGGTTGAAGGTTGATGTTATGTTGTTGTTAGAGATCGAAACCAGAAGAGAAAAATGGAAGATGAAGgtgaagagagaaaaagaagtttctAGAATTTCATTTGCATTTGCATTTCATTTGGAGAGTGAAAGTGTGAGAATaaagacaaaaatgaaaaaagagtgggaaaagtgaagttattgAGCGAGTTTGTTGCTGCCTTTGGTAAGGGTCAAGGCCTGTGTGAGGCAGTGGGGTCCATAAAACAGACTCTAAAATGGCAAATAAATAACTTCTTCATTGAGTTGTTTAGGGACAGAAGACCCTCCACAGCAAGGACATATAATAAAGCCTCTTTCAAAAacagtttattttattttattttattttaagtagaTACACtaaacacattttattttattttacattgaGTAAGTGAGATATTTTAAGGTTTGAATTCTACTATGTTTAGTGTCTGACTGTCGGTCTCTCATCTCAATGTCAATCCTCATCGTGTGTCATGGTACCGACCTCCAGAAGGTACAGTCTGTCTCAATGTGGATGGGAGCGTATTGGGGTCGTCGGACACTGCCGATTATGGAGGACTATTGCGAGACAATAATGGTGAATTTATTTGGGGTTTCTATGGGACTGCAGCTGTTCATAACATTCTTTTTTGACGGTGTGTTCATAACATTCTATTCGCAGAGTTAATGACAGTTTTGCATGATTTGAATTTGTGTTGGAATAGTGGCTACGGTGAGATTGTGTGCTACTCGGAAGGGCTCACAATTCATCACCGCTTTGCTAATGAGGTTGATTGCATTCGTCAACTCTTAGCCAAGGACTGAGATGTTGTTATCAAGCAAGCATACTTTTCGTGAGGGAAATGCATGTGCGGATCTTTTAGCGAAATTGGGTGCTACATCTAATGCGAAGTTGGTGAAGATTTCTGCCCCAACTAGTGAGCTGCTAAGACCACTACTTGATGATTCTTGGTGTGTAGAATTTATCAGGGAATAGAGTCCCTAGctgtttgttttttctctttgttgtaacaaaaaaaaaagtgacattGATGATCATTTTATAACTGtcttcaaaaaaattgaattcaatACATTGAGATTACAAGGTTAAGCTCTTATAATTGAACAAACTTCTCAAGTATAACTATAAAGATAAACTTGATTTGTGTTCAGTGGAAACTTAGGATGAAGAGTTAAGTAAAGAAGAGTTGCAATCACAACAATTTTATCCTAATTCACCCTAAACCTTAAAGAAGATTTAGCCAAGAAATAAAGATAACTTTATTAACTATATAGTAGTGTATAAGTTAACACATTTCCATTACCCCATTTCTTTGAATTAGGCTGTTCCAGTACAAAACTAATTACCTAAAGAATGTGTGATATTGAATCTCCTCATCAAGCAGATCCTCATATTGTAGGTTGTAATTCAAAATGCAATATAGAACAGATTTCATACTAGTGATTTTTTTATCTCAATGGTACTTGATGGATCAtgaatgaaatcaaataattcTGATTACCTATCTAGGTAATAATATGTTTCAATTAAGTGTTCTAGGTGAAATTGTAGATCCAATTCAATATCCGAGTTGGCACGCTCATCGTCCGAGGTATATATCAACAAAGACTACAGAGAAGAATGATAGACAACATCGAATGCAGATTGCGAGAGTTTGGCTTTATCAGGACCTTCAACCAATGATGAATCCACAACCAATACCAACAATAGTTGAATATTGACATCGTCAATTACGTAGCCGACAATTTCATGCAGTCGCTGCAGTTTTTGCTTGAATCCTAAACCAAACTTGTCTGACTAGATAGAAAATAAGCCACATTCACTTGATCCACCACGCAATTACAATTAGTCAAATAAATATTAGTACAAAGTGATCCTTTTCTCCTCAATGGTAATGACTAAACATTAAACAACTTAACCATCCATTATAACTAATAAATTAGAAGCAATTGTTGCCTAGGAAATTTGGTAGAATAGAGAATATATATACATGAGTCAACTAACTAATAAATAAGAAACGATACAACTCCC
Coding sequences within it:
- the LOC123893963 gene encoding nuclear matrix constituent protein 1-like; protein product: MMDVVEVSDKPKICGGDDENFKVPVSCEDFDFEDDDDVPLILRFSQISRLGTCSNKHDSSVKKKTTTTTTVVPVKRVLDNTKSLHISVKDSKVSLYDDQEKNDDDIRLSDIKMPDKSSDKCFSSLKINLGLLEKSFEACKRKKLVEKKRLRSVKRDIEECCKELASKKRKVCSVRRINEAHDEIQGKIEECKRDFVVKEKQLHLMEDLIKTKEIELIRVKGNITKEIELRQVIDKDRERKEEELKALSRKNTEFTLELKAKEKDLDAMNKLIGAQVEKLVSEKKKLLQEISIMKNECTQMKEFESMKKQFEGQVKELESKQKQCEGLMVELESNEKNFEAGLKELESRKKELEGNMKEFESKQEALQGRMKDLESKEKQVEGRAMELESREMQHEGREKEFKSKVERYEDQVKELEFKNQHFESQLKVLESVDNQLAGQVKDFESKKQEFECQMKELASKQKHFESRKEELESKETHFEGRVKELESREKQLEGHRKEFESKEEALKGRKNELELKEFEGRAMELQSKESLLVKELESKKKHFESRVEEFKSEEKRLKGQAKELESKEKKFNGQVKKFGSKVDEFEGRVKELESEKKHFKRRLKELEFKEKQFEEQMKEFQSKEEEFIGQVKELESKKEEFKGRVKEFESKTNQFEGRWKALVLKEKQFEEKEQDPESRLNKFDGQMKEPKSRKKYIDKEKESVTSYMNDELSCTVGGTSEKTDGVESLYNSILVNMRESSDPSRLVLDMIQNPVIPLCKKGDNAEIIADYHIYLLEQLMRITPNIKPCVREEALKLALDLKAYMKDNTENSLTVLGFLLLLSIFGLLTSFNEDEVLELFASVSQHNLAIELFGILGFANKVSDFVKNLIMTKQFVAAVRFSCAYCLADKNQLVVMLREHIQNAKLICDSSCEKTNSIEIKDKARDREIASLGTVLQCILDCNLQSEDMLLDKDIKYRILELKAIKGI